In a genomic window of Mycolicibacterium neoaurum VKM Ac-1815D:
- a CDS encoding formate/nitrite transporter family protein, protein MSPTSQRELGSSGSPIEDELEDAFNRMVDEGTQRLHRSWREVLVTGFFGGTEVAMGVLAYLSVLAATGDQLLAGVAFSIGFLALLLGRSELFTEGFLIPITTVAAKRAGIGQLFAFWSGTLVANLAGGWVLMWLIMLAFPKLHEQTVESAGHFVTAPISAETVALSLLGGMAITLMTRMQHGTDAVFGKIAAAVAGAFLLAGLQMFHSILDSLLIFGALATGQAPFGYLDWLSWFGYVVVGNIIGGLGLVTLLRLLRSKDRIKEERAEAEADGSGD, encoded by the coding sequence ATGAGCCCGACCAGCCAGCGCGAGTTGGGCAGCTCCGGCAGTCCGATCGAGGACGAGCTCGAAGACGCCTTCAACCGGATGGTCGACGAGGGCACCCAGCGACTGCACCGCAGCTGGCGCGAAGTGCTGGTGACCGGCTTCTTCGGCGGCACCGAGGTGGCGATGGGTGTACTGGCCTACCTGTCGGTACTCGCCGCCACCGGTGATCAACTACTCGCCGGCGTGGCCTTCTCCATCGGCTTTCTGGCCCTGCTACTCGGCCGCAGTGAGCTCTTCACCGAAGGCTTCCTCATTCCCATCACCACGGTGGCCGCCAAGCGGGCGGGCATCGGTCAGCTGTTCGCGTTCTGGAGCGGCACATTGGTGGCGAACCTGGCCGGCGGATGGGTGCTGATGTGGTTGATCATGTTGGCGTTTCCCAAGTTGCACGAGCAGACGGTGGAATCGGCAGGCCACTTCGTCACCGCGCCGATATCCGCCGAGACGGTGGCGTTGTCGCTGCTCGGCGGGATGGCCATCACGCTGATGACCCGCATGCAGCACGGCACCGACGCCGTGTTCGGCAAGATCGCCGCGGCGGTGGCAGGCGCGTTCCTGCTGGCGGGCCTACAGATGTTTCACTCGATCCTGGACTCGCTGTTGATCTTTGGCGCCCTCGCCACCGGCCAGGCGCCGTTCGGATATCTGGACTGGCTCAGCTGGTTCGGTTACGTGGTGGTCGGAAACATCATCGGCGGATTGGGGCTGGTGACGCTGCTGCGACTACTGCGCAGCAAGGACCGCATCAAAGAGGAGCGTGCGGAGGCCGAGGCCGACGGATCGGGAGACTGA
- a CDS encoding HAMP domain-containing sensor histidine kinase, producing MSTPTPSLTRRTIVAVLIVLTVLLALLGVTIDSVVGAQARNDLHDRLMAAVARADSLAAQGASPQRLVAETGGGGIRTRLVTAAGTSYGDPFVMAGPASDAGPPPPRPPGPGGPAGPGPGPRHHPPPPPPPVGATATVIEHPLPGGDRLILLADTTATTALLQQLRIILVLSSLGVLLVAAISVAVVVRATMSPLGRLTTVAEGIAAGDRGTRLDPDRPGTELGRAATAFDTMVDSLETSERRAHAAAAEAERADAATRQFLADAAHELRTPIAGIHAGAQQIVAAALQDLDNPAAAGQQHRAELVLTEARRAGRLVSDMLDLSRIDADPRLDVLPCDIVELADNERRRITMLAPSVTVTMNAPDALPAVVDPIRIQQILTNLGDNARRHTPADGSITIDVTGHGEMVTVTITDTGPGVPADQRERIFDRLVRLDQSRARDQGGAGLGLSIARALARAHGGDLICVDSPSGARFTVSLPARR from the coding sequence ATGAGCACCCCGACTCCGTCGCTGACCCGGCGGACGATCGTCGCCGTGCTGATCGTGCTCACGGTCCTGCTGGCACTGCTCGGTGTGACCATTGACTCGGTGGTCGGCGCACAGGCCCGAAACGACCTGCACGACCGACTCATGGCCGCAGTCGCACGTGCCGATTCGCTGGCAGCTCAAGGAGCGTCGCCGCAACGCCTGGTGGCCGAGACCGGCGGTGGTGGAATCCGCACCCGCCTGGTCACCGCCGCGGGGACGTCCTACGGCGACCCCTTCGTGATGGCCGGTCCGGCATCCGACGCGGGTCCACCACCACCCCGCCCGCCCGGGCCTGGCGGGCCAGCGGGTCCGGGCCCCGGTCCGAGACATCACCCACCCCCGCCTCCACCGCCGGTCGGGGCCACCGCGACGGTCATCGAACACCCCCTTCCCGGGGGTGACCGCCTGATTCTGCTCGCGGACACCACGGCCACCACCGCGCTGCTGCAGCAGCTGCGCATCATCCTCGTCCTGTCCAGCCTGGGCGTTCTGCTGGTCGCCGCGATCAGCGTGGCCGTCGTGGTGCGAGCCACGATGTCTCCCCTGGGCCGGCTGACCACGGTGGCCGAGGGCATCGCCGCCGGCGATCGGGGCACACGGCTGGATCCGGATCGTCCGGGCACCGAACTGGGAAGGGCAGCAACCGCGTTCGACACAATGGTGGATTCGCTCGAGACCTCGGAACGGCGTGCGCATGCCGCGGCGGCAGAAGCCGAGCGCGCAGATGCCGCGACCCGGCAGTTCCTGGCCGACGCCGCCCACGAACTGCGCACACCGATCGCCGGCATCCACGCGGGCGCCCAACAGATCGTGGCGGCCGCGCTTCAGGACCTCGACAATCCAGCGGCCGCAGGCCAACAGCATCGGGCCGAGTTGGTGCTGACCGAGGCACGGCGGGCCGGACGACTGGTATCCGACATGCTCGATCTGAGTAGGATCGACGCAGACCCCCGACTGGACGTCCTGCCTTGCGACATCGTCGAATTGGCAGACAACGAGCGACGTCGAATAACGATGCTGGCGCCGTCGGTGACCGTGACGATGAACGCACCGGACGCATTGCCCGCTGTGGTCGACCCGATCCGGATCCAGCAGATCCTCACCAACCTCGGCGACAACGCGCGCCGGCACACGCCCGCCGACGGGTCGATCACCATCGACGTCACCGGACACGGTGAGATGGTCACCGTGACCATCACCGACACCGGACCAGGGGTGCCCGCCGATCAGCGAGAGCGAATCTTCGACCGACTCGTTCGACTCGATCAGTCGCGAGCCCGCGACCAGGGTGGGGCCGGACTCGGATTGTCCATCGCGCGGGCGCTCGCGCGCGCCCACGGCGGTGACCTCATCTGCGTCGACAGTCCGTCAGGGGCGCGCTTCACCGTGAGCTTGCCGGCACGCCGGTAA
- a CDS encoding cytochrome P450 encodes MTDTAHARQPNIPPGFDFTDPDIYAHRLPIEEFAEMRRVAPIWWNEQPAEKGGFGDGGYWVVTKHRDVKEVSRRSDVFSSLAKTALPRYADGTVKEQIDTGKFVLLNMDAPHHTHLRKIISRAFTPRAIELLRADLAERAREIAARAAAAGSGDFVEQVSCELPLQAIAGLMGVPQEDRMKLFHWSNQMVGDMDPEFAGNDAISASVELITYGMKLAAERADSPGEDLVTKLVQADVEGHKLTDDELGFFVVLLAVAGNETTRNSITQGMMAFTDFPDQWELFKRERPSTTADEIVRWATPVTSFQRTALADTELSGVSIKKGQRVVMMYRAANFDEDVFEDPYTFDILRDPNPHVGFGGTGAHYCIGTSLARMTIDLMFNAIADAMPDITSLAQPERLRSGWLNGIKHWQVDYVGASKQAVHH; translated from the coding sequence ATGACCGACACCGCCCACGCCCGGCAGCCCAACATTCCTCCCGGTTTCGATTTCACCGATCCGGACATCTACGCTCACCGGCTGCCCATCGAGGAATTCGCCGAAATGCGCCGGGTGGCGCCCATCTGGTGGAACGAACAACCGGCAGAAAAGGGCGGCTTCGGCGATGGCGGGTACTGGGTCGTCACCAAGCACAGAGACGTCAAGGAGGTTTCGCGGCGCAGCGACGTCTTCTCCAGCCTGGCCAAGACCGCGCTGCCGCGTTATGCCGACGGCACGGTCAAGGAACAGATCGACACAGGCAAGTTCGTCCTGCTGAACATGGACGCCCCGCATCACACCCACCTGCGCAAGATCATCTCCCGCGCCTTCACTCCGCGCGCCATCGAGCTGTTGCGCGCAGACCTGGCCGAACGGGCCCGCGAGATCGCTGCCAGGGCGGCCGCGGCCGGGTCGGGCGATTTCGTCGAACAGGTGTCCTGCGAATTGCCGCTGCAGGCCATCGCCGGGCTGATGGGTGTTCCTCAGGAAGACCGGATGAAGCTGTTCCACTGGTCCAACCAGATGGTCGGCGACATGGACCCCGAGTTCGCCGGTAACGACGCCATCAGCGCGTCGGTCGAGCTGATCACCTATGGCATGAAGCTGGCCGCCGAACGCGCCGACTCCCCCGGTGAGGACCTGGTCACCAAGCTGGTGCAGGCCGATGTCGAGGGGCACAAGCTCACCGACGACGAACTCGGGTTCTTCGTGGTTCTGCTCGCCGTTGCGGGTAACGAGACGACGCGCAACTCGATCACCCAGGGGATGATGGCGTTCACCGACTTCCCGGATCAGTGGGAGCTGTTCAAGCGGGAGCGGCCGTCGACGACGGCCGACGAGATCGTCCGGTGGGCCACACCGGTGACATCGTTTCAGCGCACCGCTCTCGCCGACACCGAACTGTCCGGGGTGTCGATCAAAAAGGGTCAGCGCGTGGTGATGATGTACCGCGCAGCCAATTTCGACGAGGATGTTTTCGAGGATCCGTACACGTTCGACATCCTGCGTGACCCGAACCCCCATGTCGGCTTCGGCGGCACCGGGGCGCATTACTGCATCGGCACCAGCCTCGCCCGGATGACCATCGATCTGATGTTCAACGCGATCGCCGACGCGATGCCCGACATCACCTCGCTGGCCCAGCCCGAACGGTTGCGGTCCGGCTGGCTCAATGGCATCAAACACTGGCAGGTCGACTACGTGGGCGCGTCGAAACAGGCTGTGCACCACTAG
- a CDS encoding response regulator transcription factor — protein MTPSTGAARRPPHVLLVEDSAAIRDMVAEALRDAGFTVSAYSDGDGLEERLAGHRPDAVILDVMIPGRDGFELIDVVREWGESGIIMLTARDGLPDRLRGLDGGADDYVVKPFEMPELLSRVNAVLRRRGTLASIIELGDLLVDKDAAVATRAGQPLSLTATELKLLEFLIDQRGRIVSAAQILDAVWGYTAYDDNLVHVHMSSLRRKLEAHGPRLVHTVRGIGYRLQLTA, from the coding sequence GTGACACCCTCCACCGGCGCGGCACGCCGCCCACCGCACGTGCTGCTGGTCGAGGACTCTGCCGCCATCCGAGACATGGTGGCCGAAGCGCTGCGCGATGCGGGGTTCACGGTGTCGGCCTACTCCGACGGTGACGGGCTGGAAGAACGGCTGGCCGGACACCGACCCGACGCCGTCATCTTGGACGTGATGATCCCCGGACGCGACGGCTTCGAGTTGATCGATGTCGTCCGCGAGTGGGGTGAGTCCGGCATCATCATGCTCACCGCCCGCGACGGCCTACCCGACCGGTTGCGCGGGCTGGACGGCGGCGCCGACGACTACGTCGTCAAACCCTTCGAGATGCCCGAATTGCTGTCGCGGGTCAACGCGGTGTTACGGCGCCGCGGAACGCTCGCCTCGATCATCGAACTGGGCGATCTGCTGGTCGACAAGGACGCCGCCGTCGCCACCCGAGCGGGTCAACCCTTGTCGCTGACGGCGACCGAACTGAAACTCCTGGAATTCCTCATCGATCAGCGCGGCCGAATCGTCAGTGCTGCACAGATACTCGATGCCGTGTGGGGTTACACCGCCTATGACGACAACCTGGTGCATGTGCACATGAGCAGCTTGCGTCGGAAGCTCGAGGCGCACGGTCCCCGGCTCGTGCACACGGTGCGTGGGATCGGCTACCGTCTGCAGCTCACCGCATGA
- a CDS encoding ABC transporter substrate-binding protein, which yields MAERNVDAFTSGYFAWQDIAHEIAADHGAPYLHAATLQVMADRVRDNPARYGRIFQVCPSDTNYGPGFVSFLQDLRTRDQWRPSSRTLVVLQGGWEVTDLGLEHAADIAASSGWELLVIPVGPTERDWARCADRIRDLDPAAVMVGDYFINGALAFIRALLTAAPDALIYCLYAPSIPEFRQRLGEQAEGIIWATTTGTYSDPVGTTFADSYRRAYGVAPGRSHAGISYDRAMILANAWSRTTRPHDHRMVAEELRSGVHRGVNGVYYMGAADQSARAYPASNGDGSLALAHLVYQIQGNGHRILSPASQADGTFRLPPWFDVAAR from the coding sequence TTGGCCGAGCGCAACGTCGACGCCTTCACCTCCGGGTATTTCGCCTGGCAGGACATTGCCCATGAGATTGCCGCCGATCACGGTGCGCCGTACCTACATGCGGCAACGCTGCAGGTGATGGCAGATCGCGTGCGCGACAATCCAGCCCGCTATGGCCGGATATTCCAGGTGTGCCCCAGCGACACCAACTATGGACCGGGCTTTGTCAGCTTCCTGCAGGACTTACGGACTCGTGACCAGTGGCGGCCGTCAAGCCGCACCTTGGTCGTCTTGCAGGGCGGTTGGGAGGTGACCGATCTCGGCCTGGAGCACGCCGCCGACATCGCCGCTTCCTCGGGCTGGGAACTCCTGGTGATTCCGGTAGGACCCACCGAACGGGACTGGGCGCGATGCGCCGATCGCATCCGAGATCTCGACCCTGCCGCGGTGATGGTGGGCGATTACTTCATCAACGGAGCGTTGGCATTCATCCGTGCGCTGCTCACTGCCGCGCCCGACGCCCTGATCTACTGCTTGTATGCACCCTCGATACCGGAGTTTCGCCAGCGCCTCGGCGAGCAGGCCGAGGGCATCATCTGGGCCACCACAACGGGCACCTACTCCGATCCGGTCGGCACCACGTTCGCCGACTCCTACCGGCGGGCCTACGGGGTGGCGCCCGGACGATCGCACGCCGGGATCAGCTACGACCGAGCGATGATCCTGGCCAATGCGTGGTCGCGCACCACCCGACCGCACGATCACCGGATGGTCGCCGAGGAACTGCGCTCAGGCGTGCACCGGGGCGTCAACGGGGTGTACTACATGGGAGCTGCCGATCAGTCCGCACGTGCGTACCCCGCATCCAACGGTGACGGGTCGCTGGCACTGGCTCATCTGGTGTACCAGATCCAGGGCAACGGCCACCGCATTCTCAGTCCTGCCAGCCAAGCCGACGGAACGTTCCGGCTACCGCCGTGGTTCGATGTCGCGGCTCGTTGA
- a CDS encoding helix-turn-helix domain-containing protein: protein MTCVDLQNPPLGALIKAWRQRRHLSQLDLASEADVSARHVSFIETGRAVPSRAMVLRLAHALGVPAREQNRLLLAAGLAPAYSERGLDDPGMSAVRTGVERVLDAYNPFPCLAVDRYWNVLQTNTGAAILLDGVAAHLLAVPNALRIALHPDGLAPRIRNLAQWRHHVIGRLRREATLSGSAQSAALLAEIESYPGGQDETIDSGDVAVPLELTGVDGRRLTFLSTVTTFGTALDLTAAELSIEAFLPADDSTAAALR, encoded by the coding sequence GTGACCTGTGTCGACCTGCAGAATCCGCCGCTCGGTGCGCTGATCAAGGCCTGGCGTCAGCGGCGGCACCTCAGTCAGCTCGACCTGGCCTCCGAAGCCGATGTCTCGGCGCGCCACGTCAGCTTCATCGAGACCGGGCGCGCGGTGCCGAGCCGGGCGATGGTGCTGCGGCTCGCCCACGCACTGGGCGTTCCCGCCCGCGAACAAAACCGGTTGCTCCTGGCGGCGGGACTGGCGCCGGCGTACTCCGAACGTGGCCTGGACGATCCCGGGATGTCCGCGGTGCGTACCGGCGTGGAGCGGGTGCTCGACGCCTACAACCCGTTTCCGTGCCTGGCCGTCGACCGATACTGGAATGTGCTGCAGACGAACACCGGCGCGGCGATCCTGCTCGACGGGGTCGCCGCCCATCTTCTGGCTGTGCCCAATGCGCTGCGCATCGCATTGCATCCCGACGGCCTGGCACCGCGCATCCGCAATCTCGCGCAGTGGCGCCACCACGTGATCGGCAGGTTGCGCCGGGAAGCAACGCTGAGCGGATCGGCACAGTCGGCGGCCCTTCTTGCCGAAATCGAGTCCTATCCCGGTGGCCAGGACGAGACCATCGACTCCGGTGACGTGGCGGTCCCACTGGAACTCACCGGTGTCGACGGGCGCAGGCTGACCTTCCTGAGCACGGTCACCACCTTCGGTACCGCGCTGGACCTCACCGCGGCCGAACTCAGCATCGAGGCGTTTCTGCCGGCCGACGACAGCACCGCCGCAGCGCTGCGCTGA
- a CDS encoding molybdopterin-dependent oxidoreductase: MAVQSDWHPTACILCECNCGIVVALQDRTITKIRGDKAHPASQGYTCNKALRLDHYQNNPNRLTAPLRRRDDGSYEEIDWETAISEIAERFTTVRDQHGGDKVFYYGGGGQGNHLGGAYSGAFLKAIGSRYRSNALAQEKTGEFWIDAQLYGGHTRGEFEHAEVSVFIGKNPWMSQSFPRARVVLNEIAKDPARSMIVIDPVRTDTAELADFHLRVRPGTDAWCLAALAAVLVQEDLCDEEFLAARVTGAAGVRAVLADVDVAAYATRCGVDETLIRGAARRIAAAASVSVFEDLGIQQAPNSTLCSYLNKLLWILTGNFAKRGTQHLHSSFAPLFSAGGVGRTPVTGAPIISGLVPSNVVPDEILTDHPERIRAMIVESSNPAHSVADSAHVRSALAALDLLVVIDVAMTETARLAHYVLPAASQFEKAEATFFNLEFPHNTFQLRRPVLDPLPGTLPEPEIWARLVRALGVVDEADLHPLRVAARAGLEAYTAAFFTAVSANPALGRILPFVLYDTLGPTLPAGLSGAAALWGLAQKTAMAYPEAVRRAGHADGNALFLAILDHPSGVTFTEHEYVDDVALISHADRRIALDIPEMLAETRALAAGRSPLTSTEFPLVLSAGERRAYTANDILRDPSWRKRDQDGALRISPEDADVAGVATGDLVRITTASGSAVATVEISDAMQCGHIALPNGFGVDHIGADGRAVAPGVAPNELTASQWRDEYAGTPWHKHVPARLERVVAASS, encoded by the coding sequence ATGGCCGTGCAGAGCGACTGGCACCCCACCGCATGCATTCTGTGTGAATGCAACTGCGGCATCGTGGTTGCGCTACAGGACCGGACGATCACCAAGATCCGCGGCGACAAGGCGCACCCCGCCTCGCAGGGCTACACCTGCAACAAGGCGCTGCGTCTGGATCACTATCAGAACAACCCGAACCGACTGACCGCACCGCTGCGCCGTCGCGATGACGGCAGTTACGAGGAGATCGACTGGGAAACCGCGATTTCCGAGATCGCCGAGCGGTTCACGACGGTGCGCGACCAGCACGGCGGGGACAAGGTCTTCTATTACGGCGGCGGCGGACAGGGCAACCATCTTGGCGGCGCATACAGCGGTGCGTTCCTCAAGGCCATCGGTTCGCGGTACCGATCGAATGCACTGGCCCAGGAAAAGACCGGCGAGTTCTGGATCGACGCACAGCTCTACGGCGGGCACACCCGCGGCGAGTTCGAACATGCCGAGGTATCGGTGTTCATCGGCAAGAACCCGTGGATGTCACAGAGCTTCCCGCGGGCGCGGGTGGTGCTCAACGAGATCGCCAAGGATCCGGCACGGTCGATGATCGTCATCGACCCCGTGCGTACCGATACCGCCGAGCTCGCCGACTTCCACCTGCGGGTCCGCCCGGGCACCGATGCGTGGTGCCTGGCCGCGCTCGCCGCGGTGTTGGTGCAGGAGGACCTTTGCGACGAGGAGTTCCTGGCCGCCCGGGTCACCGGGGCGGCGGGTGTGCGCGCGGTACTCGCCGATGTCGATGTGGCCGCGTACGCCACCCGTTGTGGAGTCGACGAGACACTGATTCGTGGCGCCGCCCGGCGCATCGCCGCCGCGGCCAGCGTCTCGGTCTTCGAGGACCTCGGGATCCAACAGGCACCCAACAGCACGTTGTGCTCATATCTGAACAAGCTGCTGTGGATCTTGACCGGCAATTTCGCCAAGCGTGGTACCCAGCACCTACATTCGTCGTTCGCACCGCTGTTCAGCGCCGGGGGTGTCGGCCGCACACCGGTCACCGGCGCCCCGATCATCTCGGGACTGGTGCCCTCCAACGTCGTGCCAGACGAAATCCTCACCGATCACCCCGAACGCATTCGAGCGATGATCGTGGAGAGCAGCAATCCGGCGCACTCGGTGGCCGACTCGGCACACGTCCGCAGCGCGTTGGCCGCGCTGGATCTGCTGGTGGTCATCGATGTCGCGATGACCGAGACCGCGCGCCTGGCGCACTACGTACTGCCGGCCGCCAGCCAGTTCGAAAAAGCCGAGGCGACATTCTTCAATCTGGAGTTCCCGCACAATACGTTTCAGCTGCGCCGCCCGGTCCTCGACCCGCTCCCGGGCACCTTGCCCGAACCGGAGATCTGGGCGCGGCTGGTCCGCGCACTCGGGGTGGTCGACGAGGCGGATCTGCATCCGCTGCGCGTTGCCGCCCGTGCGGGGCTGGAAGCGTACACGGCGGCCTTCTTCACCGCGGTGAGCGCCAATCCCGCACTCGGACGGATTCTTCCGTTCGTGCTGTACGACACGCTCGGCCCGACCCTGCCCGCGGGGCTGAGCGGAGCAGCGGCCCTGTGGGGATTGGCGCAGAAGACCGCGATGGCCTACCCGGAGGCAGTCCGCCGGGCCGGCCATGCCGATGGCAACGCCCTGTTCCTGGCGATCCTGGACCATCCCTCCGGCGTCACCTTCACCGAACACGAGTACGTCGACGACGTCGCGTTGATCAGCCATGCCGACCGGCGGATCGCCCTCGACATTCCCGAGATGCTTGCCGAGACGAGAGCCCTGGCCGCCGGCCGCAGCCCCCTCACCAGCACCGAATTTCCCCTGGTGTTGTCCGCAGGCGAACGCCGTGCCTACACCGCGAACGACATACTGCGCGATCCGTCGTGGCGTAAGCGTGATCAGGATGGCGCCCTGCGGATCAGTCCCGAAGACGCCGATGTTGCCGGTGTAGCCACGGGCGATCTGGTGCGCATCACCACCGCGAGCGGTTCGGCCGTGGCCACCGTCGAGATTAGCGATGCCATGCAGTGCGGGCACATCGCCCTGCCCAACGGTTTCGGAGTGGACCACATCGGTGCCGACGGCCGGGCTGTCGCGCCCGGGGTGGCGCCCAACGAACTGACCGCATCGCAGTGGCGCGACGAGTACGCCGGCACCCCGTGGCACAAACACGTCCCGGCGCGGCTGGAAAGGGTCGTGGCAGCCTCGTCATGA
- a CDS encoding nitronate monooxygenase, translating into MHTALCDQLGIEFPIFAFTHCRDVVVAVSKAGGFGVLGAVGFTPEQLEVELNWIDEHIGDHPYGVDIVIPNKYEGMDANMSADELKSTLNALVPQEHLDFAKKLLADHGVPTGDLDDNALQLLGWTEATATPQVEIALQHPKVTLIANALGTPPADMIKHIHESGRKVAALCGSPAQALKHAEADVDIIIAQGGEGGGHCGEVGSIVLWPQVVKAVAPRPVLAAGGIGSGYQIAAALAMGTQGAWTGSQWLMVEEAENTPVQQATYAKATSRDTVRSRSFTGKPCRMLRNDWTDAWQTAGNPEPLGMPLQYMVSGMAVAATHKFPDQTIDVAFNPIGQVVGQFTKVDKTSTVIERWVQEYLEASNTLNEINEAATV; encoded by the coding sequence ATGCACACCGCCCTCTGTGACCAACTCGGCATCGAGTTCCCGATCTTCGCCTTCACCCACTGCCGCGACGTCGTCGTCGCCGTCAGCAAGGCAGGCGGCTTCGGCGTACTCGGGGCGGTCGGGTTCACCCCCGAGCAGCTCGAGGTCGAGCTCAACTGGATCGACGAACACATCGGTGACCACCCCTATGGCGTGGACATCGTGATCCCGAACAAATACGAGGGCATGGACGCCAACATGTCGGCCGACGAGCTGAAGTCGACGTTGAACGCCCTGGTGCCACAGGAACATCTCGACTTTGCCAAGAAGCTGCTGGCCGACCACGGCGTACCCACCGGAGACCTCGACGACAACGCGCTGCAGTTGCTCGGCTGGACCGAGGCGACCGCCACCCCCCAGGTCGAGATCGCCCTACAGCACCCGAAGGTGACCTTGATCGCCAATGCACTGGGGACCCCGCCGGCCGACATGATCAAGCACATCCACGAGTCCGGACGTAAGGTCGCCGCGCTGTGCGGCTCCCCCGCGCAGGCCCTCAAGCACGCCGAGGCCGACGTCGACATCATCATCGCCCAGGGTGGCGAGGGCGGCGGCCACTGCGGCGAGGTCGGCTCGATCGTGCTGTGGCCCCAGGTGGTCAAGGCGGTCGCGCCGCGCCCCGTGCTGGCCGCGGGCGGTATCGGCAGCGGCTACCAGATCGCCGCGGCGCTGGCCATGGGCACACAGGGCGCGTGGACCGGCTCGCAATGGCTGATGGTCGAGGAAGCCGAGAACACCCCGGTGCAACAGGCAACGTATGCGAAGGCGACCAGCCGCGATACCGTGCGCAGCCGTTCGTTCACCGGAAAGCCCTGCCGGATGCTGCGCAACGATTGGACCGATGCCTGGCAGACCGCCGGCAATCCCGAGCCGTTGGGCATGCCCTTGCAGTACATGGTGTCGGGCATGGCCGTGGCCGCCACGCACAAGTTCCCCGACCAGACGATCGACGTTGCCTTCAACCCCATCGGCCAGGTGGTCGGCCAGTTCACCAAGGTCGACAAGACCTCCACCGTCATCGAACGCTGGGTGCAGGAGTATCTCGAGGCGTCCAACACGCTCAACGAGATCAACGAAGCCGCCACCGTGTAG
- a CDS encoding TetR/AcrR family transcriptional regulator encodes MAKHRDRMVASAAVLIRERGAHATAISDVLEHSGAPRGSAYHYFPGGRTQLLCEAIDFAADFIVHRIASAPSALDALDAVADGFRVQLTETGYRAGCPVVAVAVEADNPQITERAAAAFTRWIDQIEHRLRADGVDADRAAELAMLTTAAIEGAVLVSRTTGSSNALDLVHRQLRALVTAATGRD; translated from the coding sequence ATGGCCAAACACCGAGACCGGATGGTCGCCTCGGCCGCCGTTCTGATCAGAGAACGCGGAGCGCACGCCACCGCGATCTCCGACGTGCTCGAGCACAGCGGCGCACCCCGTGGATCGGCCTACCACTACTTTCCCGGCGGCCGAACCCAGTTGCTGTGCGAAGCAATCGACTTCGCTGCCGATTTCATCGTGCACCGGATCGCTTCGGCACCGTCCGCGCTCGACGCGCTCGACGCCGTGGCCGACGGTTTCCGCGTCCAGTTGACCGAAACGGGCTACCGAGCCGGTTGCCCGGTGGTCGCGGTCGCGGTGGAAGCCGACAACCCTCAGATCACCGAGCGCGCCGCCGCGGCATTCACCCGCTGGATCGACCAGATCGAGCACAGGCTGCGGGCCGACGGCGTCGATGCCGACCGGGCGGCTGAACTGGCAATGCTGACGACCGCCGCCATCGAGGGCGCCGTGCTGGTCAGCCGCACCACCGGATCGAGCAACGCGCTCGACCTCGTGCACCGACAGTTGCGCGCGCTGGTCACAGCGGCGACCGGAAGGGACTGA